Proteins co-encoded in one Montipora capricornis isolate CH-2021 chromosome 12, ASM3666992v2, whole genome shotgun sequence genomic window:
- the LOC138026131 gene encoding heat shock 70 kDa protein 13-like, with product MSSSLGVFLGGIFALVVAGYIAQSRLPPPKPSIIGIDLGTTFSCVGVYQAVTGHVDILANENGSKVIPSVVAFNNHGILVGKRALAQAELNPRSTIYDAKRFIGKTFTKGDLQKMSSLYQFKITIDERKYPFFVIESHGNETLVSPEEIGASILRELKRTAEKNISRSVNKAVMSVPAEFNMAQRNATIKAASLAGIKVLRLINEPTAAAMAYGLHKKAGISNVMVVDLGGGTLDVSLLNIQGGMFVTMAMAGNNRLGGQDFNARLLSYLIAVIRDRFGKELKNAEDIQRLRQEVEMAKINLTSQDWVMVQVPLPSLNQGNKPVIFEEKISRSTFEKLNEDLFQRVLQPIERVLKEVDLPKDFVDEVVLVGGSTRIPRVRQLIKKYFNGKAPNVSIDPELAVATGVAIQAGIIGGMWPLQVSALELPNHNLKKIQIES from the coding sequence ATGAGTTCTTCCTTAGGGGTCTTTCTCGGTGGTATTTTCGCTCTCGTCGTTGCTGGATACATTGCTCAAAGTCGTCTTCCTCCTCCCAAACCAAGCATCATCGGTATAGACCTTGGAACAACGTTTTCTTGCGTCGGAGTTTATCAAGCTGTCACGGGACATGTTGACATTTTAGCCAACGAAAATGGAAGTAAAGTTATCCCTAGTGTTGTAGCTTTTAACAATCATGGAATATTAGTGGGTAAAAGAGCCCTGGCTCAAGCAGAACTGAATCCTAGATCGACAATTTATGACGCTAAGCGCTTCATTGGAAAGACTTTCACGAAGGGAGATTTACAGAAGATGTCTTCCCTGTATCAGTTCAAAATCACCATTGACGAAAGGAAATACCCGTTCTTCGTGATCGAAAGTCATGGCAACGAAACCTTAGTGTCACCAGAAGAGATTGGAGCTTCGATATTGAGAGAATTAAAAAGAACAGCTGAAAAAAACATCAGTCGATCTGTAAACAAAGCGGTAATGTCTGTCCCAGCTGAATTTAACATGGCACAAAGGAACGCAACCATCAAAGCAGCTTCTCTTGCTGGGATCAAAGTTCTTCGACTTATCAATGAGCCAACAGCGGCAGCAATGGCTTATGGTCTTCACAAGAAAGCTGGAATCTCTAATGTTATGGTTGTGGATTTGGGTGGAGGTACTTTGGATGTATCTCTCCTAAACATTCAGGGTGGAATGTTTGTCACTATGGCCATGGCTGGTAATAACAGGTTAGGAGGGCAAGATTTCAATGCAAGGCTTCTGTCTTACCTCATTGCAGTAATAAGGGATAGGTTTGGAAAGGAACTCAAAAATGCTGAAGATATCCAACGTCTTAGACAAGAGGTTGAAATGGCAAAAATCAACTTAACTTCACAGGACTGGGTGATGGTGCAAGTGCCCCTACCATCTTTGAACCAGGGAAACAAACCTGTGATATTTGAGGAAAAGATCTCAAGATCAACCTTTGAAAAGTTAAATGAAGATTTGTTCCAGAGAGTTTTACAACCCATTGAGAGAGTGCTCAAAGAAGTTGACCTTCCAAAGGATTTTGTGGATGAGGTAGTGTTGGTTGGTGGTTCAACCAGAATACCAAGGGTGCGACAactaattaaaaaatattttaatggaAAAGCTCCAAATGTGTCAATTGACCCTGAGCTTGCGGTTGCCACAGGTGTTGCTATACAGGCTGGGATCATTGGAGGCATGTGGCCACTACAAGTTTCAGCATTAGAACTTCCAAATCACAACCTTAAAAAAATCCAGATTGAATCTTAA